One region of bacterium genomic DNA includes:
- a CDS encoding ABC transporter ATP-binding protein has product MTEPAITVRGLSKRYRLGAINRHTLSDEITYLYHKFRGRNAAEHMGTIKAHSTQAAKKPQGPQDFWALKDVTFDVQPGEIIGIVGGNGAGKSTLLKILSRITEPTAGEAYINGRVGSLLEVGTGFHPELTGRENIFLSGTIQGMKKTEIIRKFDEIVAFSEIDQFLDTPVKRYSSGMFVRLAFAVAAHLDPEILIVDEVLAVGDAAFQKKCLGKMSDVAKMGRTILFVSHNMAAVEHLCTHGLWLDHGKVRMIDKTQIIIDHYLSSIQEIMKTTSLRDRTDRHGTGRARVIDFFITDAAGKRQVILRPGNTYHFTLDCELMISIPHLQNVVISISLNDLRNETVWLISSKFSHENQTLSPLTRIECSVHDFAVAEGIYSATVYLGQSDVEPLDLITNVAEIRVEGGNFFGTGSKGEPALCKTLTRASWKSTT; this is encoded by the coding sequence ATGACTGAACCCGCCATAACCGTCAGAGGGCTTTCAAAACGCTACCGCTTGGGAGCCATCAATCGTCATACCTTGAGCGATGAAATCACGTATCTTTACCATAAGTTCCGTGGCCGAAATGCAGCCGAGCATATGGGAACGATTAAGGCCCACAGTACCCAAGCGGCAAAGAAACCTCAAGGTCCGCAGGATTTTTGGGCGCTTAAGGATGTCACCTTCGACGTACAACCCGGAGAAATCATCGGGATCGTCGGAGGAAATGGCGCAGGGAAATCAACGCTCCTGAAGATCCTCAGCCGGATCACAGAACCTACGGCGGGGGAGGCTTACATTAACGGCCGAGTCGGCTCACTGCTCGAAGTGGGAACCGGCTTTCATCCGGAATTAACGGGCCGTGAAAACATTTTTTTGAGCGGCACCATTCAAGGAATGAAAAAAACTGAAATTATAAGGAAGTTTGATGAAATTGTCGCATTTTCTGAAATTGATCAGTTCTTAGATACCCCCGTCAAACGATACTCATCAGGCATGTTTGTACGACTAGCCTTTGCCGTCGCAGCTCACTTAGATCCGGAAATTCTCATTGTAGACGAAGTCCTCGCGGTTGGAGATGCGGCTTTCCAAAAAAAATGCTTAGGAAAAATGAGTGATGTCGCCAAAATGGGGCGTACCATTCTTTTCGTAAGCCACAATATGGCTGCAGTTGAGCATCTCTGCACACATGGCCTCTGGCTTGATCACGGCAAGGTGAGAATGATCGATAAAACCCAAATAATCATTGACCATTACCTGAGTTCTATACAGGAAATCATGAAAACGACCTCACTCCGCGACCGCACGGATCGGCACGGCACAGGGCGAGCCCGCGTCATAGACTTTTTCATTACAGATGCAGCCGGAAAACGGCAGGTCATACTCCGTCCTGGCAACACTTACCACTTCACTTTGGACTGCGAATTGATGATCTCCATTCCGCACCTCCAGAATGTTGTTATTTCAATCTCCCTTAATGATCTCCGTAATGAGACAGTATGGCTGATCAGCTCCAAGTTCAGCCACGAGAACCAGACCTTGTCCCCATTAACTCGAATCGAATGCTCTGTCCATGACTTTGCTGTGGCCGAGGGGATCTACAGCGCCACCGTTTATCTTGGGCAAAGCGATGTCGAGCCCCTTGACCTGATTACGAACGTCGCTGAAATCAGGGTTGAAGGGGGTAATTTTTTTGGAACCGGCTCAAAGGGAGAGCCAGCCCTATGCAAAACGCTAACCCGCGCATCTTGGAAAAGCACAACCTAA
- a CDS encoding ABC transporter permease has product MQRTHIRANQPWWKINWRELLDYRDLFWMTVQRDLTSIYKQSVLGPLWFIIQPVLTTVVFTLIFGNFAKISTDGLPPFLFYMSGLVLWNYFQGVLNGAASALMSNAGIMKKVYFPRLLPPLSSVVTYLGHFLINFTVFIGFFIYFIAKGSHIQPSWWILILPVLVLHCACVGLGAGLWLSSMTIKYRDVTFALPFLTQLWMYATPIIYPSSEVSAKWKWVIAVNPMAGVIELNRFAFLGAGSPDRMILLVSFLVGIILLISGLFVFNRAQRTFVDTI; this is encoded by the coding sequence ATGCAACGAACCCACATACGTGCCAATCAACCCTGGTGGAAAATCAACTGGAGAGAACTCCTTGATTATCGTGATCTCTTCTGGATGACCGTCCAACGGGATTTGACGTCTATCTACAAACAAAGCGTTCTGGGTCCCCTCTGGTTCATTATTCAACCTGTACTGACAACCGTTGTCTTCACCCTGATATTTGGGAACTTCGCCAAGATAAGCACCGACGGCCTCCCCCCCTTTCTTTTCTACATGAGTGGGCTGGTTCTCTGGAACTATTTCCAAGGGGTACTAAACGGAGCCGCCTCCGCCCTGATGAGCAACGCGGGCATCATGAAAAAGGTATACTTTCCCAGGTTGCTTCCCCCGCTCTCCTCGGTGGTCACTTATTTGGGGCATTTCCTGATAAATTTTACAGTTTTCATTGGGTTCTTCATCTATTTTATAGCCAAGGGAAGCCATATCCAGCCATCGTGGTGGATACTCATCCTCCCTGTGCTCGTGTTACATTGTGCCTGTGTGGGCCTGGGGGCAGGATTGTGGCTTTCAAGTATGACGATCAAATACCGTGACGTCACCTTTGCCCTCCCCTTTCTGACTCAGCTCTGGATGTATGCCACCCCCATCATCTATCCCTCCAGCGAAGTTTCAGCCAAATGGAAATGGGTCATTGCCGTCAACCCCATGGCTGGCGTCATCGAATTGAATCGATTTGCATTCCTAGGCGCGGGATCTCCTGACCGGATGATACTGCTTGTCAGCTTTCTGGTAGGAATCATCTTGTTAATCAGTGGCCTCTTTGTTTTCAACCGTGCGCAACGCACCTTTGTGGATACCATCTGA
- a CDS encoding MarR family transcriptional regulator: MSGTTAQVRKRLTEVGGRTAQDLGLGRIVGQILIHLYLTPGERSLEDIAKDLELSKAAVSIAARQLESLGLLRRSWKSGDRKTYYRTADDIATALHQGLLIMVRNKMSLLATELQQAETELKTGDAGKESEFILGRVKRASKLRDTAMGLLENPLIKLLTRMG, encoded by the coding sequence GAGCGGTACAACAGCACAAGTTCGGAAGCGGTTGACGGAGGTAGGTGGGCGTACGGCCCAAGACCTCGGATTGGGCCGCATTGTCGGACAGATTCTGATCCATCTCTACCTCACCCCAGGAGAAAGATCGCTGGAAGATATCGCCAAAGATCTGGAACTCAGTAAAGCTGCCGTCAGTATCGCGGCCCGCCAACTCGAAAGCCTCGGACTCCTACGCCGTTCCTGGAAATCCGGGGATCGGAAAACCTATTATCGAACCGCCGATGACATTGCGACAGCCCTTCACCAGGGACTTCTGATCATGGTACGCAACAAGATGAGCCTCCTGGCGACAGAACTTCAGCAGGCTGAAACTGAACTAAAGACGGGAGACGCCGGCAAAGAATCTGAGTTCATACTGGGCCGAGTCAAACGAGCCAGCAAGCTTCGTGACACAGCCATGGGTTTACTTGAAAACCCGCTGATCAAGTTGTTAACTCGGATGGGATAA